Genomic segment of Arthrobacter antioxidans:
GGCCCTGATCGCCGCGAGGACGTCGCGGGCGGGAAGAGCCGGGTCCGCGTCCACGAGGACGTCCGTGGCGTCCGTGGCACTGGAGACCACCGTGATGAATTGCCGCATAACCTCGCGTATCCCCCGTTTTAATGAAAATGTATGCTCATCGTATAGTCTCGACCGCGGGTCTCAATTCCAGAACGGGGCCTCGATCAATCCAACACCATAGGAGCATGGATTCATGGCCATTCAGATCGATTACGCCGCTATGGAAAACGAGGCGGCTGCCCTCCAGACCGCCGCCAGTGACTTCGAATCATCATTGGCAACACTTCTGAGCCGGATCACCAATCTCACCTCGCCCTCGGGCGGCTTCTCGACCGAAGTGGCGAGTGGCAAGTTCGGGACGAGTTACCAGGACTTCGATCACCAGGCCCGCAACCTCATTCCTGCTCTCCACGCCTTCCAGTCGGATCTGAGAAACTCCATTGACCGCTTCAAGACTGCTGACGGCGCCGTCTGACGCTTCCCGCACACTCGAGGCTGGTGCGGCACCAATGCCGCACCAGCTTTCTGTGTCAGCGCAGACGGAGCAGCCTGCTCCCCTGACCGACCGCCCGGCCGAGGCGGCCTCCACCGCACGCAGGTCCCTGGCCTACGGGATCGACGCGGCGCTCGTCGTCGTGCCCGCGGCCGCCGCGGTCTGGTGGACGGCAGCGCACTCCTTCTCCCCGCGTCCCCTGTTCGGCTGGATGACGCTGGGGGCGATCCTGCTCGTGGCGGTGCTGGTGCTGTTCGTCTACGCCGCGCAGAACGCGGGCACCGGCCAGACCCTCGGCAAGCGCCTGGCCGGCATCCGGGTGCTGCGGGCGGAGGACCTCACCACCACGGACTACTCCGATGCCCTGTCCCGAGGGTTCTCCTACCTGCTGGGCGTCCTGGGGCTGGGCATCGCCCCCATCGTCGCGGCCGTCCGCCGCACTGCCCGCCGCGGCGCCGGGGTCGAGGACTGGACGGTCTGGCCGCACCGGCTGGACGGCTCCCGCGTCATCGATGTCCGGCACGGCCCGGACCCCCTGAAGCCTGCCGAAGAGACGTTCGCGCTGTACCCCGAGGAGTGGATCGCCGACGACGAGGCCGCCACGGTGTCCGTCTCCCCCCTGCCCGCACCGGCCTGGTCCCCCGCCCATCGGGACACCGCGGAGCCCGACGCCGTGACACACCCCGCGGCAGACGCCACACCGAGGACCACTCCCGACTCGTCCGCCGAGCGCCGCAGGTCGGAGACCACAAGGCTGCGCTGGGCGCTCGCAGCACGGGCGCTCATCACCACGACCTCCATCGTGGGCCTGCTCGGTGCGCTCGTCGCCACCGGCCACCTGCTGCAGCCGGCTCCGCCCAGGCCCGCCGACGAGCGGGAGGTCCTGGCGGGAACCATCGGGAACGCGCTCCCGGTGACCGGCTACTCGGGTACCGGCTTCCCGGACTACGCCACGACGGCGGACTGGAGCATCCCGGTCCCGGCGTCGGCCACCACCGTGGCCACCCGGGCACACATCTACACCCTGGACGACCGCACCCTGACGGCGTTCGACGCCCTCACCGGCACCGTGGCGGCCACGCTGCCGCTGACCTCCAGCGTGGACGTCGCGGCCGAAACCCAGTACGACGGCGCCCCGGGCCTCTTCTGGTCCGTGGGCGACACGGCCTACGGCTGGTCCCCCGAGCGCGGCAGCGAGGCGTTCTCCGCGGAGATCCCGGCGGGGGCCACGCCCTATGCCGCCGGCGCCGAGCTGCTGTTCGTCTCGGCACCCGACGACGACGGCAACTACGCCGCCTGGCGATTCGGGCCGTCGGGCTTCGCCGCCATGACCGTGCCGCAGGGATTCGTGCCCGGCGCACTGACCGGGGAGACGCTGGTGAGCACGAACGCCGGCGGGGAGGTCACGGTCACCGGAGCGGACGGCAGCGAGGTGACCTCCTATCCCCTGCAGGCGCCGACGGGCAATGTCTCCTTCGGACGCACCGTCGCGGTGGGTCACAACACCATCGCCGCGGTGTGGTCGCCGTTCCCCGACAGCTCCAGCCCCTCCACCCCGGTGACGGTCGCCACGTACGCGGCGGACACGGGGACGCTCAAGTCCTTCATCACCACGACGTTCGAGCGCACCGACAGCGCGCCATCGTGGTTGTGGGGAGGGGATGGCACCTGGGCCTCGTACGCGGGCTTCGCCTTCGAGGTGGGCTCGGGCCGCGCCGTCGTCGATCTTGCGGCGCAGGGCGTCGAAGCCACCACGGTGGTGGGCGCCGGCGTCCTCGGGCAGGGCCCGCAGGGCAACACGTACGCGACGGGCTCGGACGCGTGGGCCATTTCCGGGGTGGTGCCGCTGATCGTGGACGAATCCGGCGCAGTAGTGAAGACCAGCAGGGCGACGGTCGAGAAGTACTCGGCACGTCAGGACGATCGCTAGAGATCGAAGGAGATTACACCCGGTGAGCAACTCCCCCTACCGCCGCACGGCCCTCATGGCCGGCACCCTGGTCCTCGCGGCTGCGCTCGGCGCCGTGGGACCGGCCGCGTGGGCGACCACCGCTCCCGGTCCGGTCCCCGACCCGACGGCGACGGCCCCGGCTACGGCTACGGCTACGGCTACGACAGAACGCGCGACCGGCTCGGTGACCGATCGGGACGCGGATGGGGACCTGCCACTACTTGGCGGTATCCCCGACCTGCTTCCGAGTCCCGAGGCCTCGCCGAGCGCTTCGCCGTCGCCTGGCTCAACGACGGACCCACGACCGACGTCGTCGCCCTCGGCCACCCCGACTGTCACCCCTTCGCAGCCCTCCGCCGAGCCGACGGAGACCGCAGATCCCGTCGAGCTGCCGCCGCTGGACGTCGAGACCCGCGAGCGGTCCGTCCGCCCTGGGCGAGCAGTCCATGCCACGGCGAAGACAGTCCCTGAGGGCTTCTCCATCGCTGCGGAGGTCGTGCGGACGGCACCGGCCGACGGCGGTCCGGATCCCTTGCCGTGCGATGCTGTCGCGGCGAAGACCGAAGGGCACGTCGCGGTGACGTGCGATATCCCTGCCGACTGGGACTGGGGAACGTACGTGGTCCGCGTGCGCCTCCTCGACCAGGACGGCGAGCCTGCGCTCGACAAGGACGGCAACGCCGTCGAGGCGGATTCGGACCTGGTCTTCGTCATCGGCTCGGAGACCTACTCGCCCGGCATCGAGCTCGCGTCTCCGGCGGTGGAGGCCGGCAAGATGGTGCAGCTGACCGGATCGGGTTTCGCACCCAAGACGCAGGTCCTGGTGTACGGGCCCACCGCGGAGGGGACGGCGGAACAGCGCGAGGACGTGTTCTTCTCGAGCTCGACCGACGAACAAGCCATCGACGACACCGCGCGTTCACTGACCGTGGAAACGGATAAGAAGGGCGGGTTCACCGCCTTCGTCGGCACGAGCCCCTACGCGGCCCCCGAGAGCCTGCTGGTCGCCGCGCAGGACACGACGACGGACGTCGTCGTCACCGATCGCCTCACCCTCCTCGGTGCGGAGCGGGCCTCCCTCCGCCCGGAGACGCTGACGTCCACGGCGGGCGCCGAAGCAACCGTCGAGGTCTCCGGCGCTGCCTTCGCGCCCCACTTCAAGAGATATCCGCTCGAGGTGCGCCTGGTGGGCTATGGCAGTGCATCGGGGGCCGTTGCCACCGGGACAGCGGAGGTGAAGGACGGCGTGTTCTCGGCCGCGTCTCTGACCCTGCAGCCCGACACGCCCGTCGGCGTCTACTACATCGAGGCCCTCGCCCCCACCGGTGACGATCTGCCGGAGTCCGTCCGCGGTCGGGTCCTGGCCCGCGCGCCGTTCGCCGTCCTGCCCGCGGTGGGTGCCGGCAGCCCCACGGATCCGCCTGGAGACCCGGATGCGACACCCGACGGGACCGAGCCGGCCACACCTGCTGCGCCGGTCGCCCCACCGGTGTCGCTCGAGCGGATTCCTGCGGAACGGGCGCCTGAGCGCGCGGTCCCGACGGAGCGACCGAGCGCGCCGGCTGCACGGCAGCTGCCACTGCAGCAGAACCCCGCGTGGCTGCAGACAACGGCGGTCCGGGCCGACGATCCACTGCTGGAGTCGGGGAAGAACGAGGAGCTGAAATCGTCAGTCCTCCGGGAGCTGGGCGGCAAGGCGCTCAAGAGCGGCGTGGAGGCGGAGAGCGGGGAGACGTCCGCGAGTGGCGAGGCGTCCGAGGATACGGCCCTGGCCGGCGAGGACGGTCCGTCGGCGGTGCCGGCGAGTGAGGATCGGCCTGTGTGGCCCTTCGTCCTGTTCGGGGCCGTCGTCCTGATCGGGCTCTGCGTCGGCCTCGTCGTGGTGCAGTCGGTTCGGAAAAGGTAGCGGTCAGGAAGATGATGGGGGATTCGCGTGGCTGATGTCGAGATCGATTACACAGTACTGCAGACGGTGATCGACGCGTTCACGGAGGTGGAGAGGGTGCTCTCGGACGCCGCGGGGCAGGCTGTACCCAGTGTGGACAGTGAGGATCCGGTGGCGGCGGACGCCGCGCCTGCGGCAGCAGCAGCGGCGACAGCACTGCTGCGGGCAGGGGCCCATTCGTGCGGTCACGGTCGGGCCGGGGCGCAGGCCGCCTATGACGGCTTCAAACACGCGGACGGGGCGAACTGATGCGGCCCACCGACTGGTTCCCGCTGACCGGGGGCGACCCTGCGCCGGGCAACCCTGCGGCATGGCAACAGTTGGTGCGCTTCCTGCTCTCGCGGCGCGACGAGCTGAACGACCAGGCGCACAAGTTGGGCAGCCATCTGCCGGTCGAAGGATCCGGGAACCGTATCGAGAATCTGCGGGCGATGCTCGCCGGCACCCAGATCTTCGCCTCCCGGCTCGCGGAGCAGTTCGATACTGCCGCTGAGACCTTCCACTCGTGGCGCAACACCCTGGACGGACTCCAGGTGCAGTCCGCAGCAGCGCTGAGTCGCGCGCAGGCCGCGCAGGAGGACCTCGAATCCGCTCGGGCGAGCATCACCGCACTGGAGGAGGAGGCTGCCCGCGATTCCTCCTGGGACCCGCTGATCGGGCTGGAGCTCGACGGGATGCTGTGGATCGACGGCCACAGGGACGCCGCCGTCGCCGCCGAAAAAGTCATCGCTGAGCAGCAACAATTCGTCGACCAACTCCGGGTGGAGTACAGGGACAAGGCGGCAGCGATGAATACCACTGCCATCTTCAGGGATCTCGATGCACTCGATGTCACGATGTATTCTTCGGCCTCGGCTGCGGCGCAGGCCATCACCAATTCCGACGTGGACCTCAGCGTCCTCGAAGCGTCGTTCCGCAGCGCCCAGTACGGCACCGCGGAGTACAAGGAGCTTCTCGACAATCTGTCCCTGATGACTCCAGCCCAGCTATCGACCTTCTTCCTGATGCACCCCGCCCTCGTCAGCTACCCCGTCCCGGTCTCCGCTGACACGATCGCCAACACGGCGGCGGCGAAGAACTGGTGGGCAGCTCTCAGCCTGGATCAGCAGGCAGCGCTGATCCAGTTCGCGCCCGGCATGATCGGCAACACGGAGGGCGTCACGTACGGCGCACGCGACGAAGCAAACCGCATCCTCCTTGCCAACGCCCTGGTGGCTCCGACCACACCGGAGCACGTCAGGACTGCGCTGAGAAGCCTGGATGACGCGGCACACGCTACGAACAACAAATCAGCGGAACGTTACATCATGAGCCTTGACCTTTCCGGCTACCGCAAGCGGGACAAGTACGACACCGACACGAACCCACGTGACGACGTCCTCGCAGCCGTCGCAATCGGGAACGTCGACACAGCCACCGCCGTATCGATCCTCACGCCCGGCATGAACAACGACGTCGCTGGCAGCATGAGCGATCTGACCACTGCAGCGCAGAAGCTTCACGATCAACAAGGCGCCATGTACCTGAACGCCGGAGAGCAAGCCGATCAGCATGCGATGGTCGCGTGGATGGGGTACGAAACCCCGCCGCCGAGCCTTACCGCTGGTGAATCGGTACTGGGGGATCACCTTGCACGGCAGGGCGGCGACCGACTGGCGAGGACCGCCGACGGCCTGAACATCACCCGAAACTATCGCTCGACATTGAACCTTGTTGGTCATTCCTATGGCACCACCACTACCGGCGAGGCACTGCGGATCATGGAGACCAAGGCCGACACAGTGACCCTGCTGGCGTCTGCGGGAGTTACGGAGGGGACCGTCGACCAGGCGAATGACGGTTCTGGCCTCGCTGTCGAATCCGATTCCGCCGGTAATCCGAACATTTTCTATACCCAGGCCAGCAGCGACAACGTCGCAGGACTGGGCGTTTTCGGCAGCGGGCGAGATATTCCTGATGACATCGATGGTTCCACCGAGTTCTCCGCCGGCGGAGGTTACGACACGTTCGGCAATTACTACGGGGATACCGATGCGCACGACCTGTACGGGGATGACGAATCTCCTGTCCAGGGATACCTGTCCAGCGGCACATCAAGCCTGTACTACGCTGCCCTGACGAGCACCGGCCACGGCGAGTCGATGGGACAACTGGTGCCGACCATGGTCGAGTGGAAGACGACTTACAGAGGTGACGTGTACTCGGTTCCGCGCGAGCACCCTGTTACCCCAGCACAAATGAGAGAAGCGTACGACTACACCGATGAAGAGTGGAAGCAATTGAGCAACGGCGAAACCCGATGACCCGAGCACTACCCACATGGCCGCGCAGTCGGTCGTTCACACCATTAGCAGCGCTGCTTGCGTGCTGCCTGAGCCTCACAGGATGCGCCATGACTGACGCAAGTAACGGGACCGACACGAACAACTCCCAGCGTCCTACGGGCGAGGAGGACGCGACAGTGGTCTTCGATGACTTCTACGGGGCGATCAATGGCACCATGGACGCCACCGGCAAGACCGGGTACACAACGCAGGCCGGCGGACCGTTCCCCGACGGCGGCGACACCCTGCAGGACTTCATGCCTGGATCTCGATGCTCCGACTCCATCTATCGGGAACTGGACACCAGATACATCGGCTTGGTTGTGTCGACGCACGGTCCGGGACAGGGCTACACCGACTATGACGAACCGCTGGCCAAGGTCGCCGCGTACTGGGAGTCCCAGGGCTGGGAGCCGAGAAACTCCGGCGGTACCGGTGGGAACATGAAGGCCATCCAGACAACCACCTCCCACGGCACCCTTCTGGTCTATACGGCGGGCGCCGGAGGCGATTTCATCACGGCCGAATCTCCGTGCCTGCATGGCTTCAATCAGGACTACGACCCCGACTACTCGCCGCCCCCGCAGTAAGCGTGGGCCCAGCAGTGGTGTCCGACGTCCCATAAGGGTTGACGATCGGCACCGAACTCTCCTTCATCAGGAAGCAGCATATGAACAATCCGACCCCGCCAGTACAACCCGCGGACCACGAGGGTGGGCGGCTTGTGACCGCCACGAGGAAATCACCATCAGGACCTGTCATGGCGCTCAAGTGGGTGTTGTTCCTGGCGATCCTGGCCTCGCTCGCACTGGTCGGTCTGGGCTGGTTGCAGGATTCGGGCAGGGTGCATGTCCTATCCGGGACAGCGGATGGGATGGCGTATGTGGCCGTCCTCGTCGTGTTGCTCCTCGGGACGACCGTCTTCACGCTCGCGTACCTCCTGACCGTCATTTTCACGCGGCGCCGGTATGTTCACCGTGGCATCGTGCACTACACGGCACTGGTGCTCGGCCTCCTCCTCTCCGTCTATGTGGTGGCGGGGTGGGCATTCCTCTGGTTCGTGGAGTGATGAGGAATCCGGCGCGTTCCGAGTTCGAGGATCAAAGACGAGCGGCGATGCGCGACCTACGAGGGATCCGCTGATCACGAGGGGTATTGCTCAGGTCCGGCACCTCCTGCGACGACGCCCTCACCGAGAACGAACCCTCCCTGACAGGAAGCAGTGCATGAACGATCCCACCCCGCCAGTTCAGCCCGCCGACCACGAGGTGGGCCAGCCCGTGACCCCTACCAGGACGTCACCGCCACCACCCATCACGGCACTCAAGTGGGTGTCCTTCCTGGCGGTACTCGCCCCGCTCGCGCTGTACGGCCTGTTCACGATCGAGGACCTGGGGTGGGTGAACGTCCTGTCAGCGGAAGGGGAGGGGATGACAGGCTTCATCATTTTCGCCTTGCTGCTCCTCGGTACGGTGATCTTCACGCTCGCCTACCTCCTGACCGTCATCCTCACGCGTCGCCGGTACGCTCACCGGGGCTTCGTGCACTACACGACGCTGGGGCTTGGTCTCCTCATCCTGACCTATCAGGTGGTGGGCATGACAGGCCTCATTCCTTCGTGAGGCGGCTGACCGGGTAGGGCAAGGGAGACGAAGTCGCGCCCGAGGTGCCGCGCGGCAGCGGACACGCGAGGACGCACGGCGTCGTCGCTCACGGACCGGCGTGACCTTGAGCTAGGCGTTCCAGAGGCCGTAGGAGTCCGCGAGGGAGGAGATCTTCTGCGCTCGCGCCAGGCGCGGCAGGTAGGAGCCGTCGCCCACCACGGCTCCGGCGGCGTGCTCGCGGAGGAGCTCGGCAGCCCAGCTGATCTCGGACTCGCTGGGCGACAGCCCGCGGTTGATGGTGTCGGTCGCATCGGTCAGCAGGCACAGCTTGCCCGTCATCCCCATGGAGGCCGTGACCTTGCAGGCTTCGAGCAGCTCGTCCCCGAGGGCGCCGACGGTGGGGCCG
This window contains:
- a CDS encoding alpha/beta hydrolase; the protein is MRPTDWFPLTGGDPAPGNPAAWQQLVRFLLSRRDELNDQAHKLGSHLPVEGSGNRIENLRAMLAGTQIFASRLAEQFDTAAETFHSWRNTLDGLQVQSAAALSRAQAAQEDLESARASITALEEEAARDSSWDPLIGLELDGMLWIDGHRDAAVAAEKVIAEQQQFVDQLRVEYRDKAAAMNTTAIFRDLDALDVTMYSSASAAAQAITNSDVDLSVLEASFRSAQYGTAEYKELLDNLSLMTPAQLSTFFLMHPALVSYPVPVSADTIANTAAAKNWWAALSLDQQAALIQFAPGMIGNTEGVTYGARDEANRILLANALVAPTTPEHVRTALRSLDDAAHATNNKSAERYIMSLDLSGYRKRDKYDTDTNPRDDVLAAVAIGNVDTATAVSILTPGMNNDVAGSMSDLTTAAQKLHDQQGAMYLNAGEQADQHAMVAWMGYETPPPSLTAGESVLGDHLARQGGDRLARTADGLNITRNYRSTLNLVGHSYGTTTTGEALRIMETKADTVTLLASAGVTEGTVDQANDGSGLAVESDSAGNPNIFYTQASSDNVAGLGVFGSGRDIPDDIDGSTEFSAGGGYDTFGNYYGDTDAHDLYGDDESPVQGYLSSGTSSLYYAALTSTGHGESMGQLVPTMVEWKTTYRGDVYSVPREHPVTPAQMREAYDYTDEEWKQLSNGETR
- a CDS encoding RDD family protein encodes the protein MSAQTEQPAPLTDRPAEAASTARRSLAYGIDAALVVVPAAAAVWWTAAHSFSPRPLFGWMTLGAILLVAVLVLFVYAAQNAGTGQTLGKRLAGIRVLRAEDLTTTDYSDALSRGFSYLLGVLGLGIAPIVAAVRRTARRGAGVEDWTVWPHRLDGSRVIDVRHGPDPLKPAEETFALYPEEWIADDEAATVSVSPLPAPAWSPAHRDTAEPDAVTHPAADATPRTTPDSSAERRRSETTRLRWALAARALITTTSIVGLLGALVATGHLLQPAPPRPADEREVLAGTIGNALPVTGYSGTGFPDYATTADWSIPVPASATTVATRAHIYTLDDRTLTAFDALTGTVAATLPLTSSVDVAAETQYDGAPGLFWSVGDTAYGWSPERGSEAFSAEIPAGATPYAAGAELLFVSAPDDDGNYAAWRFGPSGFAAMTVPQGFVPGALTGETLVSTNAGGEVTVTGADGSEVTSYPLQAPTGNVSFGRTVAVGHNTIAAVWSPFPDSSSPSTPVTVATYAADTGTLKSFITTTFERTDSAPSWLWGGDGTWASYAGFAFEVGSGRAVVDLAAQGVEATTVVGAGVLGQGPQGNTYATGSDAWAISGVVPLIVDESGAVVKTSRATVEKYSARQDDR
- a CDS encoding WXG100 family type VII secretion target, whose translation is MAIQIDYAAMENEAAALQTAASDFESSLATLLSRITNLTSPSGGFSTEVASGKFGTSYQDFDHQARNLIPALHAFQSDLRNSIDRFKTADGAV